In Daucus carota subsp. sativus chromosome 4, DH1 v3.0, whole genome shotgun sequence, one DNA window encodes the following:
- the LOC108216570 gene encoding probable protein phosphatase 2C 38 isoform X1: MVRPCWKPSSEGDKLLWHKDLGSHVSGEFSMAVIQANSLLEDQSQLVSGPLSSLNSGTLGTFIGVYDGHGGPETSRFVNDKLFPNFKKFVSEHQEVSTSVVKKAFMATEEDFLSSVREQWHTKPQLAAVGTCCLVGIICDGLLYVANAGDSRVVLGRADRSATGITAVQLSRDHNVNIASERDELHSLHPADSHIVVLKHNVWRVKGIIQISRSIGDAYLKKAEFNREPLLAKFRLPAPFKKPILSAEPSTSTHKLNSKDRFLIFASDGLWEQLSNQEVVDIVHNYPRNGIARRLIKVALHVAARKREMRYSDLQNIDRGVRRHFHDDITVIAVFLDPQVTNARNICSIRAGGVAPATQF, encoded by the exons atggtTAGGCCTTGTTGGAAACCATCTTCGGAAGGAGACAAACTGTTATGGCATAAAGATTTAGGGAGTCATGTGAGTGGAGAGTTTTCAATGGCAGTCATTCAAGCAAACAGTCTGCTTGAAGATCAAAGCCAGCTTGTATCAGGGCCATTAAGTTCACTAAATTCCGGTACTTTAGGGACATTCATCGGGGTCTATGATGGACATGGAGGACCAGAGACATCAAGATTTGTAAATGACAAACTGTTCCCCAATTTTAAGA AATTTGTCTCTGAACACCAAGAAGTTTCTACAAGTGTAGTTAAGAAGGCTTTTATGGCTACAGAAGAGGATTTCCTCTCTAGCGTAAGGGAGCAATGGCATACTAAACCACAACTTGCAGCTGTTGGAACATGTTGTTTAGTTGGAATAATATGTGATGGGCTTCTATATGTTGCTAATGCTGGAGACTCTCGAGTGGTTTTAGGGAGAGCGGATAGATCAGCCACAGGAATCACAGCAGTACAATTATCAAGAGACCACAATGTAAACATCGCATCTGAAAGAGACGAGCTTCATTCGTTGCATCCAGCTGATTCACACATTGTGGTTTTAAAGCACAATGTCTGGCGTGTGAAGGGTATCATACAG ATTTCAAGATCCATTGGAGATGCCTATTTGAAGAAGGCAGAATTTAACAGGGAACCTCTATTGGCAAAGTTTAGACTACCTGCGCCTTTTAAAAAGCCAATACTTAGTGCAGAACCATCAACTTCCACACACAAGCTCAACTCCAAGGATCGGTTTCTCATCTTTGCATCAGACGGATTGTGGGAGCAGCTCAGCAACCAGGAGGTCGTTGATATTGTCCACAATTACCCTCGAAAT GGAATTGCTAGGAGACTGATAAAAGTCGCCCTTCATGTAGCCGCGAGGAAAAGAGAGATGAGATACTCTGATCTGCAGAATATTGATAGAGGGGTAAGGAGACATTTCCATGATGACATAACGGTGATAGCTGTATTTCTTGATCCTCAGGTAACGAATGCtcgtaatatatgttcaataagagCAGGTGGAGTAGCTCCTGCTACCCAGTTTTAG
- the LOC108216570 gene encoding probable protein phosphatase 2C 46 isoform X2: MVRPCWKPSSEGDKLLWHKDLGSHVSGEFSMAVIQANSLLEDQSQLVSGPLSSLNSGTLGTFIGVYDGHGGPETSRFVNDKLFPNFKIKKAFMATEEDFLSSVREQWHTKPQLAAVGTCCLVGIICDGLLYVANAGDSRVVLGRADRSATGITAVQLSRDHNVNIASERDELHSLHPADSHIVVLKHNVWRVKGIIQISRSIGDAYLKKAEFNREPLLAKFRLPAPFKKPILSAEPSTSTHKLNSKDRFLIFASDGLWEQLSNQEVVDIVHNYPRNGIARRLIKVALHVAARKREMRYSDLQNIDRGVRRHFHDDITVIAVFLDPQVTNARNICSIRAGGVAPATQF; this comes from the exons atggtTAGGCCTTGTTGGAAACCATCTTCGGAAGGAGACAAACTGTTATGGCATAAAGATTTAGGGAGTCATGTGAGTGGAGAGTTTTCAATGGCAGTCATTCAAGCAAACAGTCTGCTTGAAGATCAAAGCCAGCTTGTATCAGGGCCATTAAGTTCACTAAATTCCGGTACTTTAGGGACATTCATCGGGGTCTATGATGGACATGGAGGACCAGAGACATCAAGATTTGTAAATGACAAACTGTTCCCCAATTTTAAGA TTAAGAAGGCTTTTATGGCTACAGAAGAGGATTTCCTCTCTAGCGTAAGGGAGCAATGGCATACTAAACCACAACTTGCAGCTGTTGGAACATGTTGTTTAGTTGGAATAATATGTGATGGGCTTCTATATGTTGCTAATGCTGGAGACTCTCGAGTGGTTTTAGGGAGAGCGGATAGATCAGCCACAGGAATCACAGCAGTACAATTATCAAGAGACCACAATGTAAACATCGCATCTGAAAGAGACGAGCTTCATTCGTTGCATCCAGCTGATTCACACATTGTGGTTTTAAAGCACAATGTCTGGCGTGTGAAGGGTATCATACAG ATTTCAAGATCCATTGGAGATGCCTATTTGAAGAAGGCAGAATTTAACAGGGAACCTCTATTGGCAAAGTTTAGACTACCTGCGCCTTTTAAAAAGCCAATACTTAGTGCAGAACCATCAACTTCCACACACAAGCTCAACTCCAAGGATCGGTTTCTCATCTTTGCATCAGACGGATTGTGGGAGCAGCTCAGCAACCAGGAGGTCGTTGATATTGTCCACAATTACCCTCGAAAT GGAATTGCTAGGAGACTGATAAAAGTCGCCCTTCATGTAGCCGCGAGGAAAAGAGAGATGAGATACTCTGATCTGCAGAATATTGATAGAGGGGTAAGGAGACATTTCCATGATGACATAACGGTGATAGCTGTATTTCTTGATCCTCAGGTAACGAATGCtcgtaatatatgttcaataagagCAGGTGGAGTAGCTCCTGCTACCCAGTTTTAG
- the LOC108216570 gene encoding probable protein phosphatase 2C 46 isoform X3 yields MVRPCWKPSSEGDKLLWHKDLGSHVSGEFSMAVIQANSLLEDQSQLVSGPLSSLNSGTLGTFIGVYDGHGGPETSRFVNDKLFPNFKKEDFLSSVREQWHTKPQLAAVGTCCLVGIICDGLLYVANAGDSRVVLGRADRSATGITAVQLSRDHNVNIASERDELHSLHPADSHIVVLKHNVWRVKGIIQISRSIGDAYLKKAEFNREPLLAKFRLPAPFKKPILSAEPSTSTHKLNSKDRFLIFASDGLWEQLSNQEVVDIVHNYPRNGIARRLIKVALHVAARKREMRYSDLQNIDRGVRRHFHDDITVIAVFLDPQVTNARNICSIRAGGVAPATQF; encoded by the exons atggtTAGGCCTTGTTGGAAACCATCTTCGGAAGGAGACAAACTGTTATGGCATAAAGATTTAGGGAGTCATGTGAGTGGAGAGTTTTCAATGGCAGTCATTCAAGCAAACAGTCTGCTTGAAGATCAAAGCCAGCTTGTATCAGGGCCATTAAGTTCACTAAATTCCGGTACTTTAGGGACATTCATCGGGGTCTATGATGGACATGGAGGACCAGAGACATCAAGATTTGTAAATGACAAACTGTTCCCCAATTTTAAGA AAGAGGATTTCCTCTCTAGCGTAAGGGAGCAATGGCATACTAAACCACAACTTGCAGCTGTTGGAACATGTTGTTTAGTTGGAATAATATGTGATGGGCTTCTATATGTTGCTAATGCTGGAGACTCTCGAGTGGTTTTAGGGAGAGCGGATAGATCAGCCACAGGAATCACAGCAGTACAATTATCAAGAGACCACAATGTAAACATCGCATCTGAAAGAGACGAGCTTCATTCGTTGCATCCAGCTGATTCACACATTGTGGTTTTAAAGCACAATGTCTGGCGTGTGAAGGGTATCATACAG ATTTCAAGATCCATTGGAGATGCCTATTTGAAGAAGGCAGAATTTAACAGGGAACCTCTATTGGCAAAGTTTAGACTACCTGCGCCTTTTAAAAAGCCAATACTTAGTGCAGAACCATCAACTTCCACACACAAGCTCAACTCCAAGGATCGGTTTCTCATCTTTGCATCAGACGGATTGTGGGAGCAGCTCAGCAACCAGGAGGTCGTTGATATTGTCCACAATTACCCTCGAAAT GGAATTGCTAGGAGACTGATAAAAGTCGCCCTTCATGTAGCCGCGAGGAAAAGAGAGATGAGATACTCTGATCTGCAGAATATTGATAGAGGGGTAAGGAGACATTTCCATGATGACATAACGGTGATAGCTGTATTTCTTGATCCTCAGGTAACGAATGCtcgtaatatatgttcaataagagCAGGTGGAGTAGCTCCTGCTACCCAGTTTTAG